In the Agrococcus sp. Marseille-Q4369 genome, one interval contains:
- a CDS encoding cupin domain-containing protein produces the protein MDIKDNGPNPNVFDIETATVENGAYRHVAWTGKHLQVTLMSIEPGDSIGLEVHKGTDQFLRIDQGKGVAKMGPTKDDLTETEVSDGWSIQVPEGTWHDVENTGDEPLRLYAIYAPTHHAQGIVQETAEQAEEDEEAGRDEPPSWVEEVDEKGEETA, from the coding sequence CTTCGACATCGAGACCGCCACGGTCGAGAACGGGGCATACCGCCACGTCGCCTGGACGGGCAAGCACCTCCAGGTCACGCTCATGTCGATCGAGCCGGGCGACTCGATCGGGCTCGAGGTGCACAAGGGCACCGACCAGTTCCTGCGCATCGACCAGGGCAAGGGCGTCGCCAAGATGGGCCCCACCAAGGACGACCTGACCGAGACCGAGGTCAGCGACGGCTGGAGCATCCAGGTGCCCGAGGGCACGTGGCACGACGTCGAGAACACCGGCGACGAGCCGCTGCGGCTCTACGCGATCTACGCGCCGACGCACCACGCGCAGGGCATCGTGCAGGAGACCGCCGAGCAGGCCGAGGAGGACGAGGAGGCCGGCCGCGACGAGCCGCCCTCGTGGGTCGAGGAGGTCGACGAGAAGGGCGAGGAGACGGCCTAG